A window from Culex pipiens pallens isolate TS chromosome 3, TS_CPP_V2, whole genome shotgun sequence encodes these proteins:
- the LOC120420678 gene encoding uncharacterized protein LOC120420678 isoform X1, which yields MDSSPMKNNRKVRFSLPDNNIPVVLPMSSSSTQSAKQRLSHGTLQYVNGTLVSQPAPQLQPAGTPQPPLDLNRQVPAHLRAPKAKEPGTKIVLHLRPSTGVERFENVEVSPKPAGNNGGTGPLEKGGNGKKQPQKSSHPRLEPRTFKMLPQINPKFPSSDELTNGGPVRDACHRHKSSEELGKTTDANNNVQHVKKQTLMLRSLSSVGGPNGSAKSLATRPRAKSVGKINAPRGTKTLISPHLQTHDSDITIKVLESSPARRPYPSSSSELTSGDLRRYSEPIDSSSMMAASAKPVQKFQFAKCNFLTVPEFSDRFEGMETVVSTSGPTVEGGPDEDLEEDDDEEEEDEEEQEQGGGEENGDVCQDQEGNKSRVNGGRENRINGNGGGGVNAIEAVKTGRKGLKRNGSVDTDASTSSSSTSAAAKAPSHHRLDDAGFKCIQDTNLGRDKNSLQFWDFVERWRANRALKKLNADNFLNGCGGSANGSVQSGSSGRADVRSPTLSSRIRALRMSMEQVPTVTTLLRASRDANEYLLKEVFRDILENGISRENLNSTDRSGRTAISYICSTNLTNFLELFLQLPGIDVNKPDNEGNSPLHFAAQAGLSDIVNMLITKCRSLVIDPKNNLGFTPLMKAALQGRTRCAKLLLFAGASPVETDTGRGFRAEQWARFCGRHTCAETIEQCARARLLDKSAPCGKWSHDINLPGDKGSATTLKATRSSSIAVTSSTTNQNGLRSKFRKVFPFNFSTKDKQVAASKEGVDENYTKDLVNYLKSATICVSGPALSANRKIIQSLIRPLEVPKLEVTYAHNNALIKKYEASPEAGSAPSDDPLDEHESAAPTVAPPPLPPRAKV from the exons ATGGACTCCTCTCCGATGAAAAACAACCGCAAGGTTCGGTTCTCCCTGCCAGACAACAACATTCCCGTGGTTTTACCGATGTCTTCGTCCTCAACCCAATCCGCTAAGCAGCGCCTTTCCCACGGAACCCTGCAGTACGTCAACGGAACGCTGGTCAGTCAACCGGCGCCACAACTACAACCCGCTGGCACCCCACAACCTCCGCTGGACCTAAATCGCCAGGTACCGGCCCACTTGAGAGCCCCAAAAGCCAAGGAACCGGGCACGAAGATTGTGCTGCACTTGAGACCTTCCACCGGAGTTGAGAGATTCGAAAATGTGGAAGTTTCGCCGAAACCTGCGGGGAACAACGGTGGAACTGGGCCGTTGGAGAAGGGTGGCAATGGTAAGAAACAACCCCAGAAGAGCAGCCATCCACGGTTGGAACCGAGGACGTTCAAAATGCTGCCGCAAATCAATCCAAAGTTCCCGAGTTCGGATGAACTGACCAACGGAGGACCGGTTCGGGACGCTTGCCATCGGCACAAGTCCAGTGAAGAACTCGGCAAGACAACGGACGCAAATAACAATGTCCAGCACGTTAAAAAGCAAACGTTGATGCTGCGTTCCCTCTCGAGCGTCGGAGGTCCCAACGGCAGTGCCAAATCCCTGGCAACCCGGCCACGAGCAAAATCCGTCGGAAAAATCAACGCCCCCAGAGGGACCAAAACCCTAATCTCCCCGCACCTCCAAACCCACGACAGTGACATCACAATCAAAGTGCTGGAAAGTTCCCCGGCCCGGCGACCCTACCCGTCATCCTCCTCGGAACTGACCAGCGGCGATCTGCGCCGGTACAGTGAACCGATAGACTCGAGCAGCATGATGGCGGCGTCCGCAAAACCAgttcaaaagtttcaatttgCCAAGTGTAACTTCCTAACGGTGCCAGAGTTCAGCGATCGGTTCGAAGGCATGGAAACGGTTGTTTCCACGTCCGGTCCGACCGTCGAAGGTGGTCCCGACGAGGACCTGGAagaggacgacgacgaggaggaggaggacgaagAGGAGCAGGAGCAGGGTGGTGGCGAAGAAAATGGTGACGTGTGCCAGGATCAGGAGGGGAACAAGAGTCGGGTTAATGGCGGGCGGGAAAATCGAATCAACGGCAACGGAGGTGGTGGCGTGAACGCGATCGAAGCGGTGAAAACGGGTCGAAAGGGGTTGAAGAGGAATGGAAGTGTTG ACACCGACGCGTCGACCTCGTCATCGTCGACGTCGGCGGCGGCGAAAGCTCCGTCCCATCATCGACTCGACGACGCCGGCTTCAAGTGCATCCAGGACACGAACCTCGGCCGAGACAAAAACTCGCTCCAattctgggactttgtcgagcGGTGGCGGGCAAACCGAGCGCTGAAAAAGCTGAACGCCGACAATTTCCTCAACGGCTGCGGCGGCTCGGCCAATGGCTCAGTTCAATCGGGTAGCTCGGGCCGTGCGGACGTGCGAAG CCCCACCCTCAGCTCCCGGATCCGCGCGCTCAGGATGAGCATGGAGCAGGTTCCGACGGTGACGACGCTGCTGCGGGCCTCCCGCGACGCCAACGAGTACCTGCTGAAGGAGGTGTTCCGGGACATCCTCGAGAATGGCATCTCGCGCGAGAATCTCAACTCGACGGATCGCAGCGGACGG ACGGCCATTTCGTACATCTGCTCGACCAACTTGACAAACTTTTTGGAGCTGTTCCTCCAGCTGCCCGGAATCGACGTAAACAAGCCGGACAACGAGGGCAACTCCCCGCTCCACTTTGCGGCACAGGCTG GCTTATCCGACATCGTCAACATGCTAATCACCAAGTGTCGCAGTTTGGTCATCGACCCGAAGAACAATCTCGGCTTCACTCCCCTGATGAAGGCTGCCCTGCAGGGCCGAACTCGGTGCGCCAAGCTGCTGCTGTTCGCTG GGGCATCGCCGGTCGAGACCGACACGGGTCGGGGCTTTAGGGCGGAACAGTGGGCCCGATTCTGTGGCAG ACACACGTGCGCCGAAACGATAGAGCAGTGCGCCCGGGCTCGGCTGCTGGACAAGAGCGCCCCCTGTGGCAAGTGGTCCCACGACATCAATCTGCCCGGGGATAAGGGCTCGGCGACCACTCTGAAGGCTACGCGGAGCAGCAGCATCGCCGTGACATCCAGCACCACCAATCAGAACG GACTACGCTCCAAGTTCCGCAAAGTATTtcccttcaatttctccaccaaGGACAAACAAGTCGCCGCGTCGAAGGAGGGCGTGGACGAAAACTACACCAAGGACCTGGTGAACTATCTGAAATCGGCCACGATCTGCGTAAGTGGACCGGCGCTGTCCGCCAACCGGAAGATCATTCAGAGCCTTATCCGACCACTAGAAGTGCCAAA ACTAGAAGTGACCTACGCCCACAATAATGCACTGATCAAGAAGTACGAGGCGTCGCCCGAAGCCGGAAGTGCACCAAGCGATGACCCCTTGGACGAGCACGAGTCAGCAGCGCCGACGGTGGCGCCACCACCGCTGCCACCGCGGGCCAAGGTCTAA
- the LOC120420678 gene encoding uncharacterized protein LOC120420678 isoform X2, translated as MDSSPMKNNRKVRFSLPDNNIPVVLPMSSSSTQSAKQRLSHGTLQYVNGTLVSQPAPQLQPAGTPQPPLDLNRQVPAHLRAPKAKEPGTKIVLHLRPSTGVERFENVEVSPKPAGNNGGTGPLEKGGNGKKQPQKSSHPRLEPRTFKMLPQINPKFPSSDELTNGGPVRDACHRHKSSEELGKTTDANNNVQHVKKQTLMLRSLSSVGGPNGSAKSLATRPRAKSVGKINAPRGTKTLISPHLQTHDSDITIKVLESSPARRPYPSSSSELTSGDLRRYSEPIDSSSMMAASAKPVQKFQFAKCNFLTVPEFSDRFEGMETVVSTSGPTVEGGPDEDLEEDDDEEEEDEEEQEQGGGEENGDVCQDQEGNKSRVNGGRENRINGNGGGGVNAIEAVKTGRKGLKRNGSVDTDASTSSSSTSAAAKAPSHHRLDDAGFKCIQDTNLGRDKNSLQFWDFVERWRANRALKKLNADNFLNGCGGSANGSVQSGSSGRADVRSPTLSSRIRALRMSMEQVPTVTTLLRASRDANEYLLKEVFRDILENGISRENLNSTDRSGRTAISYICSTNLTNFLELFLQLPGIDVNKPDNEGNSPLHFAAQAGLSDIVNMLITKCRSLVIDPKNNLGFTPLMKAALQGRTRCAKLLLFAGASPVETDTGRGFRAEQWARFCGSDFLNVPDTRAPKR; from the exons ATGGACTCCTCTCCGATGAAAAACAACCGCAAGGTTCGGTTCTCCCTGCCAGACAACAACATTCCCGTGGTTTTACCGATGTCTTCGTCCTCAACCCAATCCGCTAAGCAGCGCCTTTCCCACGGAACCCTGCAGTACGTCAACGGAACGCTGGTCAGTCAACCGGCGCCACAACTACAACCCGCTGGCACCCCACAACCTCCGCTGGACCTAAATCGCCAGGTACCGGCCCACTTGAGAGCCCCAAAAGCCAAGGAACCGGGCACGAAGATTGTGCTGCACTTGAGACCTTCCACCGGAGTTGAGAGATTCGAAAATGTGGAAGTTTCGCCGAAACCTGCGGGGAACAACGGTGGAACTGGGCCGTTGGAGAAGGGTGGCAATGGTAAGAAACAACCCCAGAAGAGCAGCCATCCACGGTTGGAACCGAGGACGTTCAAAATGCTGCCGCAAATCAATCCAAAGTTCCCGAGTTCGGATGAACTGACCAACGGAGGACCGGTTCGGGACGCTTGCCATCGGCACAAGTCCAGTGAAGAACTCGGCAAGACAACGGACGCAAATAACAATGTCCAGCACGTTAAAAAGCAAACGTTGATGCTGCGTTCCCTCTCGAGCGTCGGAGGTCCCAACGGCAGTGCCAAATCCCTGGCAACCCGGCCACGAGCAAAATCCGTCGGAAAAATCAACGCCCCCAGAGGGACCAAAACCCTAATCTCCCCGCACCTCCAAACCCACGACAGTGACATCACAATCAAAGTGCTGGAAAGTTCCCCGGCCCGGCGACCCTACCCGTCATCCTCCTCGGAACTGACCAGCGGCGATCTGCGCCGGTACAGTGAACCGATAGACTCGAGCAGCATGATGGCGGCGTCCGCAAAACCAgttcaaaagtttcaatttgCCAAGTGTAACTTCCTAACGGTGCCAGAGTTCAGCGATCGGTTCGAAGGCATGGAAACGGTTGTTTCCACGTCCGGTCCGACCGTCGAAGGTGGTCCCGACGAGGACCTGGAagaggacgacgacgaggaggaggaggacgaagAGGAGCAGGAGCAGGGTGGTGGCGAAGAAAATGGTGACGTGTGCCAGGATCAGGAGGGGAACAAGAGTCGGGTTAATGGCGGGCGGGAAAATCGAATCAACGGCAACGGAGGTGGTGGCGTGAACGCGATCGAAGCGGTGAAAACGGGTCGAAAGGGGTTGAAGAGGAATGGAAGTGTTG ACACCGACGCGTCGACCTCGTCATCGTCGACGTCGGCGGCGGCGAAAGCTCCGTCCCATCATCGACTCGACGACGCCGGCTTCAAGTGCATCCAGGACACGAACCTCGGCCGAGACAAAAACTCGCTCCAattctgggactttgtcgagcGGTGGCGGGCAAACCGAGCGCTGAAAAAGCTGAACGCCGACAATTTCCTCAACGGCTGCGGCGGCTCGGCCAATGGCTCAGTTCAATCGGGTAGCTCGGGCCGTGCGGACGTGCGAAG CCCCACCCTCAGCTCCCGGATCCGCGCGCTCAGGATGAGCATGGAGCAGGTTCCGACGGTGACGACGCTGCTGCGGGCCTCCCGCGACGCCAACGAGTACCTGCTGAAGGAGGTGTTCCGGGACATCCTCGAGAATGGCATCTCGCGCGAGAATCTCAACTCGACGGATCGCAGCGGACGG ACGGCCATTTCGTACATCTGCTCGACCAACTTGACAAACTTTTTGGAGCTGTTCCTCCAGCTGCCCGGAATCGACGTAAACAAGCCGGACAACGAGGGCAACTCCCCGCTCCACTTTGCGGCACAGGCTG GCTTATCCGACATCGTCAACATGCTAATCACCAAGTGTCGCAGTTTGGTCATCGACCCGAAGAACAATCTCGGCTTCACTCCCCTGATGAAGGCTGCCCTGCAGGGCCGAACTCGGTGCGCCAAGCTGCTGCTGTTCGCTG GGGCATCGCCGGTCGAGACCGACACGGGTCGGGGCTTTAGGGCGGAACAGTGGGCCCGATTCTGTGGCAG TGACTTTTTGAACGTTCCAGACACACGTGCGCCGAAACGATAG